Genomic segment of Arachis hypogaea cultivar Tifrunner chromosome 16, arahy.Tifrunner.gnm2.J5K5, whole genome shotgun sequence:
gacatcacaatttcgtgcaccattgtaCTCTCCACAAACATttcacttcttcttctcttccatttttcttccaaaaattaAGCAAAAATGTCTAGTAGTAGTGGATATGTGGTTGTAAGTGTGTATCCCAATTATCATATGAGAAATAGTAACACTGGGGTGATGTTTGAGTTGATAATCCCATTCTATTGTGCACTCAGCAAGTAAATTCTTGGTCCGAGCTAATGAGTCAGATATTGAGGAGCATTGGTGCTAAACGGGAGAAAAGAGGTTAGAAGGATTTGGTATAGGTTGCTAGCACTAATCGAAAATGgagtttttcgattttttttttctatggcAACGAGCATGTGCGTCTCATTTGACATTCATGGGAGAATCATAGcggaacaagtgatggagctttttACAGAGGTTGGTAATATTGGTGGCGGTGGATCTGGCCACTCGAATTTTGTGCAGGATGACCCACCTCTTGCACCACTACGCTACATTCTGCTAGTCTAATGAAAGACATGGATGTGGATGGTGAGGAGTCCGATGAGGAATATGTTGTCGATAGCAACGATAGTGGTTTTTCTaaagatgatgaggaggaggagtttGTACCAAAGACGCCGGTCGACGCATCAGTTTGGTATTTTCTGCCTGCCCCGCACCCAATTTTGACCTTATCAATTGTATCCAGTCACTATCATACATTGGATCTAGACGCGATGCATGAGAAAACTCCATTTTCCAACATGGATGGAAACGATTACAACATAGGCAGAGGTGTGGAGTTTGGAGCAGATAGGCAGTAATGCAAGGTGTAAAGAATTACAACATTCATAGAAGTGTTGAGTGCCAAGTTGTGGAGTTGGACCGATTAGAGTACCATGTGCATTGCCAGCAATTTACAGCAGGATGTCCTTGGAGTCTCCGCGTTGTCCTCTGACAGAATCTCGGATATTGGTGAGGTCAAGTTTAATTGTCGTGTATTTTCTTATTTaccattattatatttattataaatgccttccatgtatattttatttgttaggGAGGCGCATAGGTTTGGAGGTGCGCATACGTGTTTAGTCCCACCATGTCTCAAGACCATCGACGGGTAGACAGTAACCTCATCTGTAGTGTCATCCTACCCTTGATAAAGTCCAGTCCATCCGTCAATATCCCTGTTCTACAAGATGCAGTTAAGCAAATCTATCACTTCAAATCCTCGTACAGGAGGGTCTGAATGGTGAAGCAAAAGGCAATTGCACAAATATATAgtgattgggaggagtcatacaatAAGGTTTCGAGGTTGCTCCAAGCAATGCAGAGTTGTTGTCCCGAAATAATATGTGATTTCAGGGTCGTACCGTACTATGATGGGTACTTAGTGGTACGCGACTGTAGCAAATTTGATAAGGTATTTTGGGCGTTTTCTGCCTATGTGGAGGCTTTCAAGTATTACAAGCCCTTCGTCTCTGTCGATGACACATATCTGTATGGCAAATATGGTGGTGTGTTTCTTATTAGAGTGGCACAAGACAGTAACAGTGATATCCTTCCTCTGGCATTTGCAATTGTTGAGTCTGAGACTACGGAGTCGTGGTCGTTCTTCCTTACCAAGTTGAGATGACATGTTGATTATATCTAATAGATACCAGGCATAACTTGGTAAGGAAGAACGACCACGACTCCGTAGTCTCAGACTCAACAATTGCAAATGCCAGAGGAAGGATATCACTGTTGGCACCCTCCTAGAGCGTTCCATGCTTATTGTGTCAGGCACATGGCCGCAAACTTCATGTCTCGTTTCAAATATGCCGAGGACAAGAGTTATCTCATAAATGCTGCTTATAGTCCAAGCAAGGTTGGGGTACGAGTGATACATGAATTCCTTGAGAGGTTTCTCGCATGAGATGGAGAACTGGGCCGGTAGATTCAACAAGGAAATATGGTTACAACACTACGACAGCGGTTGCTGGTTTGGCCACATGAAAACGAACTTGTCCGGATGCATGAATGCAGTACTTAAGGGTTACCAATTTCAGCCATCATGCGATGCACTTACGAGAGGCTGTAGCAGCTGTTCATCAGAAAGGGCAGGGAGGCACAGACACAGCTGGTAGAGGAGAATCAATTTTCCCAATGGCTAGTAGTTACTGTTGAAAAGAATAAGGAGGAAATCTCGAAGATGCGTGTTACTCACTACAACAGAAGGGCTTTAGTGTTTGTAGTGGAGGAGTTGGAGTCTTTCGGGGGTTGGTCTCAAGGTTCTCTCCTGATCGGCCTCTGAGTGTCGAGTCGAACCTCACTAGCACACCGACGACAATCAGGGACGTCCCGGGGAAGGTGAAGAACGTCCCTAGGCTGGTTGGCAGTATGCTGGATGTCACCCGATAAATCAAATAGTCTGGGGTCCTCAAGCACCTCCTGACCTAACAGATGTCTAACGCGGCAAGCCTACCAGAACCAGGCCCAATACTCCTACGTAGGCTGGTAGTTTGTGAACAGTTGAATAGATATCCGATAGCCATATTGAAATCGAGCCCTCCAGCCATCATACCATTGCTCATGACGAGTAGGCCACCAAACTTCCTCATCCTGTCCTGTGGTGGTCAGGAACCTGTCGACATTGACTGGGGCCCTAAGCACTGGCTGCTTGCTACCAAACTGACGTTTCACCCGATCAATGTGGTGAAACTCAACAATGTTGAAACAGACGAGGGGAACAACAGACATCCATGTCCCCCACTCTGCCTCCTCATTCAACCATAAGATGTAATATAATCATCAGTAATAGTTACTTATAATTACACTGGATATGTAATTTATTTAGTTGTAACTAAGTGAAAGGATTTCACTTACCTCATGTAACTGTAACTGATCCAATGCCAAATGCCATCAAAGGACTCTTTGTTCGTGTTGGTCCTTATTTTGCTGGGCCATACCTATCAACCTGTGGACATATACGACAATAACAGTGTATCAATTTATTTAAGAGGATCTTCAATTacataaatgaagaagaagaaaaccatAAGTACTAATAGTTACCTCACAGCCATGGGATACGTCAGAACATGTCTCTCAGGTAGACACCACTGAGGAAATCTATGGTATATCCAAGAGACTACAAGAGGAGTGCATCCAACAATGTCTATGGTGTCTTGATGTGCTGCAGAGAATACGGAGTCGTAGGATAATGGTGTCGATTGCCCAGCGATATGGCACGTCGCGTTTAGGAGATTGATGTCCTCATTTCATGCATCTGCGCGCATCATAATTTTCGAGTACCTCGATAATATGATTAGAAAAAGCTAGAAATGAGAGAAAAAACTAGATAAGTACATTACACACTACATGTACAAACGTGATACGTGCACGTTGTAtcgtgtcttatctcgtttatattattttatttatacggTAAACGAGATAAGTAAAAGAGTGCAAATCAGTAAAAAAcgctataaattatatatttttttaaataaaagatttttttatttatttaaataaagctcataattaattatttatttaatttgattgagataaatatcaacttatttaatattttgtttgagcatattaattataattaattaattatattaattatttgatttgacttaaatgaataaactaattttattttaatttttattaattttttgtcttttttttattaaagatagaaAAACTCGAAGGTGCGACTTCTAAATGAATATGAGAGACTAGGTCAGTATTatgatttttaaaagtattataattttatttatttttatattaactatacTTTTTTCATTTAATACAAAAAGTTTTCTAATATGATTtggataaatttaaaagataagacTTGAAAGAGGGGGGAGGGGcggaaattgaaatttgaaatcccCGAATAGGTTtaaaagagagaggagggggGGGGTGCGGAATTTGAAAATCCAATTCCAATTCTTTGATTCCTAACTGTATCATATCCTATATCTTCATTCGCCGCCGACATGAGCAACGAGTATCGGCAGTTGTTGAACCCGGAAACGGTGCTGTCAATCCCACTGAAGAAGACTGATCCGGTGGAGCTGTACCTGCCGTTACGCAAGTTGGTAGCCTCAAAATACTCGGAGAGCGATGCACAAAAAGTTGAAAGCGTTCTGGAAACCCTAAACAAATGCCGCAGGGACATGGTGGAGCGTAGAGGGGACCTCTCCCTTCCGATGCAACGTGACTGCCTCATCCACTACTTCAAATGCCTTTGCATGGTTGAGCCACTCTTTACCTCTCTCTCCTACGACGCCGACACCGACCCCATCATCTTTGTCTGGTACGACGCCTTCAACCCTGAGCATGAGGATGGGGTCTCCTCAGAGCGCAACGCCATCCAATTGGAGAAGGCCGCTGTTGTCTTCAACCTTGGAGCCATCTGCAGCCAGATTGCTGCCTCTTGCGACCGTACAACCGCCCTTGGCCGTCACCTTTCAATGGAAGCCTTCAAAGTTGCCGCCAATTTCTTCTTCAAACTCTGGAAGGCTCTTGCCAAGGACGTGGTCTCCGCCACCCTCGATTTGACTCTCCTCTTCGCGGAGTTTCTGCACCTCCTCTTCTCCGCTCAGGCTTCCGAGCTCGAATTACAGCAACAACTCAACAACAACGACGCCAGTTACGCTCTCCAACAACACCGATGTGCCTTATCGTTTATATCGGTCAGTCTTCACTCTTGAATTCTTGATTgattttacatttattttttcattctagtgatgatgatgatgatgatgatgatgatgtaggtTTATGAGCTTTATCATAGAGCATATGAACTGATACCTACTGATTCGGCTGCACGGAAACATGTCTACTCTTTTGACCAAACCTGGGTAACTCATCTTTACCAGAAGGTGACATTCTTTCAGGAGGAGGCTCGTCAGAGGGAATCATCCATCTTACCCGAATCCGAGCAACCCGATGTATTCTCATCGGTCATATCTTGTGCTCTTGATCATGATGCAGAATGTGTCACTGAGATATTAGTTAAAGGGATTTGCAGGCGCTTGATACTCAAGCCACAACAAATATACGTTGACCTTATCCTCTCGGAGTACAATCCTTTCAAGATTCTGAAGGATGGAAAGTTGGTGGCTTCCCATGGGACATGTCTCCCCCTTATCAAACAAATTCGGCAATCCTCTCATCTTCTTTGTCTTCTTCGCCGCTCTCACATattcttgcattccttcctttGAAGAAGAGTGAGCCCCTGAATCTCTATGAGTCTCTGCGCAGTTACTTTGTCCTCAAATACTCTGAGAACGTGGCAAAGAGAGTAGAAGGCCTTTTCGAAAAGCTACACAAATTGCGCAACGAGATGCTGTGTGATGACCTTTCTCTACCCTTTCGCCGTGACTGCCTCATCCGTTATTTCAGATGCCTTTGCATGATTGAGCCTTTCTTCCCACTGAATGCCTCACCCAACCCACCTATCTTTGTTTGGTACAATGCCATCAACCCGCAACAGGATTCTTCTCAGCCTAACATCCATTTGGAGAAGGCCTCTGTTCTCTTCAACCTGGCAGCCCTCTGCACCCATATTGCTGTCTCTTGCGatctcaccaccatccatggCCATCGCCTTGCCATGGACGCCTTAAATGATGCTTTACATTGGCTCTCTCTACTGCGGTTTGAGTCTTACAACAAGGCATGTGGCACGATTGACTTGTCAGAACAATACACCCGTATGATAAAGAATGGGATTGCCAGCTTGAAGTTGAAGTTTCCTCATCCCCAATCTGTATGTATAATCATCTACCTTTTCAGTAGATCTTCTCTTAGTACAATTGATTGATGTCAATCTTGATTTGTTAAATTGTTTGATTTGGATGATTCAGGTTACACCTTATGATCGGTCGAGATCTGGGCCTTTAGCTGAGATGAGGCCTCAATATCATAAGTCGAAGATGAAAACCTGCCATGTTGAAACAGGTCCGAGTGATGTCATTAGACAATTTCTTTTAGGGTATAGTAAGGCTCACTCCATGCTTCAAATGGTATGTGAAGCACCATGCTTGGACCTTCTCTCTGAGGTTAGCCCTGTCAAGATTAAGGATGGAAATCTTGTGGCCAATGCAACTTTAGAGGCACCAAATTTGGCAATGGGAGAACACGAGCTTGCAGGAGACACAGCAGTAACATTTCTAAACAAGCTTTAGGAATGAACCTGTTTACTTTTTAAAATTGGATGTTGGAACTTTGTTTGTTGATGCTAGAACTCTCTTTGTGAAATATTATCCTTGTGATTTTGTTTGTTGATGTATGAATATATTCCTTCTTATTCATCACCAATTTGTAGTGATTTGTATGCTTTTGATATGATCTCGTAGCTATTGCTAGTTATTTGTGGTATATTGGTAATTTGAACTTATTCAGTGTTTCCAATCTCTTGAGGACTTCTGAAGGACTAGCATAAACCATAGGAATCTCTTGAGGAGTAACCTTGCCACATTGCAAAATGTATTGTGAAACAGGCATGATGTTCTAGCCGCATTTCTCTTGAGGAGTACACCAATTTGTTGATTAAAGTCCTTGTAGGAAAGAACCTGCATTGAAAAGATCCTTCAATTTCGGAATTGGCTTTGATTTCATCCTAAAAAAAAACATTGTTGAAATGACTAATACGAGTGTTTTTGCATTGTTGGTGTACTCTTCAAGGCCCTCTATGACTTCCTCCTCCTCTGCCATTTTTGGTTGCTGATTCATTTCACCATTACATAATGTCACACTGGTTCAGATTAAGAGATAGAGAGAATATTATTTAAGATAATCAAGTTGACCATTAGTTAATAAAGccgatttttttatcaatattatctTTTCAGGTGTGCAAATAATATTACAATACTAACTATGTGTAAATATATTTAGAATATATGCGCACATTGAATGCAATTTATGAAGTAAATAAATGCATCCTAGAAAAGTAGAAAATACATtttgattgaaatttttttgtCGGTCAGTACAATATAagatagaaattttttttgtcttattgTTAACTTGGTTAGACTTGGTTTATGAAATGATTTGTAGTGAGTCTATCTTTTTTATTAAGGACGACAATAAATAGGTTGTTcaataattcaattaaattttaacatttaacTCAATCGAGTGATTTGTTTGTTTATAAACTTAAAATAAGTATAAAATGTTTAAATTatgtatgtaataatttattagtcaATTCAGATTCAAGAGATATTTAATCTTCAATTATAAATATATGAACATAGTTCttgatatattaaatatatttttaattattcaatttgcaaaaaaaatataagacAAATGGCATCATTTACTtttataaataactaaaataGAGGAGATGGTGGTGAATTGTTTATCacgattttttatcattaaattttttttttctaaacaacGAGctgttaattaattatattatgaaTAATACTACACATTTAAGTCTTTTTATGAACTAGTTCAATCAAGTTAAACAATAAGATTTAGAATAATATTAGCTATAACTAATTCTTGTTATGttaaatcaatttatttaaacttagttaataaaaaaacttGAATAGTTGGATATGTAGTATTATTCTTATATTATATCATTCTTAATTTCTTATGTTCTATAGAATTTGTGTCGTGGGGCAAAGTTCCACAAATTAAGGAGACATGTTAATGAAactaattattttagtattttgtggAAATTTGCAATTCTACGTTGATGCCTTTGCATGAATAACGAATTCAGCAACAAAGCAATGATTATGGCTAAAACTAGTTTATTCAATCATCAACTTGCATGTTTATTTCATCAATATTCCTATGCATTAATGGCAGCTTGTAATTCTTCAAGACTTTTCCCCTTAGTTTCTGGCACCCCTACAATTATAAACACTATGGCCGCTGCATTGATTGCAGCATAAACAATGATGGTACCTGAAAATATCACACACAACAAGAGCACTTCAAATATTGTATAGCCTTTATGTAGTTTTCTTGAGAAAAAAAACATAGGTTTTCCAAGAATTGGTGAATAAGTTAAAAGTAGGAACTTGAAGGCAAGCATATATTACTGTTCCAGCAAAGACAGAAAATCTTATGACATAATGAAATTCagatattattcaaaataaaacaaaaattttaggaTGTGCttggtttgtgtttttattttctgtttttattttcagtgttttctgttttctgaattttatgaagaaaaaatagcaaaaacaataaaatcatgttttctgtttttactttttccttcacaaaattcagaaaacagaaaatactgaaaataaaaacaaaaaataaaaatgcaaaccaAACATACCTTCTTCGCTTCCAGAAGCTTATTCAACATTCCAATCATGCTTTCAAAAAAGCAAAAGAATATTAAAGTATTATAAATATAGTTTAGTGTGAGAGCACAAATATCTTGTCTAAAACAATTTCAACAGCTTTGGTTTTGGGAGCTGTTCTAAACTTGTTATATAATCTTGTGTAGCAATGATACACACCCTCTTAAAAATTGCATAATCTTTAAATATAAGCAAAGTCACAGAATTTTTGTTAAAGCATATAGGGACTTGGATTTCATTAGCCACTTGAGATATATCAGTATCCTTTCCACGAAGCGTCCTCAACGCTGCTTGGAATTCTTTTCCTCGCCCTCTCTTTGCCTGCATTTGATTTTCAGTTAGTATTCTATGGTGTTTCCCACTTTAGAATAACAATACAAATGTAAATTAATTTCTTACCAGCCATCTAGGAGAGTCTGAAATGATGAAAAGACCCAAAAGCAACACACAAGTGGGTATGAGGCCTGCAAAAAAGTGCAAACACTAACCTATTGAATCTTCCAGCATTGTATCTTTAATTTCAGTTTTTAATCTTGGAATTAACATTCGAATTGGGAAGTAAACTAACCAATTAAAGCTAAAGTCCTCTATGAGAGTACATTTCCAATTACAAATGAAACAACTACTACATCACAAATCCTAAACTACAATGTGGAGAAAAAAAGATTAGACATAATTACTAACTTTGCTCAAGACCTAAAGTATTATTACATGGAAATTCTTCAAAATGTACCTGGTTTAGTAGAGTGAGAGCACCTCAGAGTTCTTTTGGTGCAATCTATGCTATAAAGACAGGAACTTTACATAATATAATCCATGAAACATATGTGATCAAAATATAGTTTAATAATTTGAACATGCAGTAGCATCAAATGATGACATTGCAGTTCTCTTTATGTGTCACTTCACTTTTTTGTACATCCTTGGATCGATGTATCTAAATACAAATTTGCATTGATCCAAGAATGTACCAAAAAGTGACAATCacaagtaaaagagaatgaatgTGAGTGAAACCAACCACATGAAAAAGATTCCATATCCAGTTGCTAGCCTCCCTATATCTAAAGTATTGGAACCTGCAtggaagttaaaaaaaaagacgTGTTAAATTAGTTGAAAAAAGTTGTGTTAACAAAATGTGTAAAAGCTTTgtaagaagaaaaaagaacctcggaaaagaaaataataagcCAACCTGCAACACAGAAGGCACTTGACACCCTCATTACCTGAAAAATATTCTGCACATAAACAACTTGAACAACTTGAATGCCAAAACATCCATAAAAAAAGATCACTTTATTTATCCTCTCAGAATAGAAATATATCTCTTTTACTTAGAATTTATTTTGTCTTGAGGCACTTATTAAACATGAGTCTAAATTATGCAATTGAACTTCTCATTATGCCAAGGTTTAGTAATCGCCTCGGGATAGAAATATAACACGTTTCTGCAGACAGAGAGACAAATGTTCTGTCTTTGAATTTTGTCTTGAGATACTTGCTAAACACTAAGATAAA
This window contains:
- the LOC112754619 gene encoding uncharacterized protein, with product MVKQKAIAQIYSDWEESYNKVSRLLQAMQSCCPEIICDFRVVPYYDGYLVVRDCSKFDKVFWAFSAYVEAFKYYKPFVSVDDTYLYGKYGGVFLIRVAQDSNSDILPLAFAIVESETTESWSFFLTKLR